Below is a genomic region from Fulvia fulva chromosome 5, complete sequence.
CGTTATTCTTCTCGTTCTTCTCCCCGAATTTTGCCATTCGAAAGGCCTCTGTGGACAATGGGTATGTTGTAGTCCGGCTGTAATTTCCAGACAAGGTCCCCAACTGTTCCTGTAGCTCGTGACGAACGAGAGACTTGCGGTGCTGGCTGTCTAAAGACGTATGTACTCAACGAGCAGAGTGATCACTGGTGCTGCTGACACCTGCTGATATAAACAAGTGTGGACAACGCACAATGCACCACGCAGTCGTTGGGATGCCCATCCTCAACCGCCGAACATGGTAATGGCATGGATGATCCAGCGTGTCGGATCCGGATCGATGCGAAGAAGCACGAATGTTTGGTCTGGTTTCGAGATTCGCAACAGAATAGCCGCGTATATGCCTGCGACATACATGTACCTGTCATGCCAATTTGTGACTTCGCAATATTCATCCTGGCATAAGGTTTCGGTGCCGATATGTAGGTCATCCGCGCTTACAACGTGACTGACTACTGGAGTAGCTATCTGTGCTGCGAAGCTGAAGGCTCGCAGAAGATGTCGCCGCCAGCTTTCGAGGCTTGAGAATCGCTTACCGCAACAGTAGCTCGAGAGTGCACCGCGACTGGCGGTGACTGACTAGGAGTCAATCAAGCGCAGTAGTCTTTGACCGGGCAATTCCATGGAAAGTTCGACCAAAACGCGACCAAGGAGACAGAAGCCTTGACCATCAAGAAGGTTTCGATTGACAGGCGCCTGCTTGATGCGGAGATTTCGGGATCACGTAGTTTGTAGCGGATGCAGCGTCAACGCTGTCGTGCAGCGTGCGTAGCGGCAGACCTGCTGTGGTATCATCATCAGCTAAGCAGAACATGGCAGCACGTTTGTGGCATAGCATGCGCCTGATTGGTAGATTGTCTGAAGTCGCTTCATTCTGGAAACCGGAAAGTTGTCAGCACGACTCGACCAGGGTAAGAGTGATAAGCTCAGCATGGGAAGTACAATACTCGAGAAACTTTTGTCGCAAGAGCAAGGCGGCCGCAGCTCGTTGTGCGCAGTACGGCGTCGAGCGCCGAGCGCTACAGAAGAGCAGATAGCCGCTCTTCCAGTTTATGCCTCGACACGTCGTCTCATGTATAGTAATCATGTCTTCAATTCTTCTCGAAGCAAGGACTGCGATGCGCATCACAGAAATTAGCCATGCTGTTGTGCTGGCATGCGCATGTCAAGCCTAACTGCTTTGCCTTGGGATGTTGAGCACGTTCTCGTTGTGTTCGAACCATCGTCCAGTATTCGTGTCCAGAGTGAGGTTACTGACGGTCGTCTCTTTGCGTTGCAAAGCGCCATTTCTTACGCCTGACTCTCCGCCTACAGGCCTGGTGAGACGATTATCGCCCGCAGCGATCGTGAAGTTGGCCAGTGGAACTTCATAGCCATTTCTTGTCACCAGAGATGGCGTGCCAAAATATGAAGCTCGTACTTCTTTCTTGCTGATCTGCATCTCGTAGTAGCCGCGATAGTAGCCTTCTTGCCATTGCAATTCGGGATTGTCGGCGACAAGGTTGCGGGACTGGTTATTGCATGAGTTGATAGTGAACTCATCGCCACAGGAGGACGTGCTGGAAACGGCAGTCCCTGCGAATTCAACCCCAACAGCGCCAGCACCGGATTGTTGGTCGTAGTCCTTTTCTTCCAGCCACTAAAGTAAGGGTTGGAGTCAGTATCCAGTTCTCTCAGATGCAAAGGGTCCTGGTCGGGATTATACTTACTGTCAAGTCGGCCACCCAGTTCTCGTGCGTGTCGCCTGCCAACACGATATTGTTACCAATGTTGTTGTCGTAGAGTGTCTTCAGAGTCCGGTTCTTGTTCGCCATGTAGCCATCCCAAGCATCAGTATTGTAGTCGGTACCGAACCAACGAGTCGCGTTTATGGTTGAGAAGACGACCTGCGATCCGATGATGCGCCACGTGGCCTTGGAGCGCTTCAGTGTGTTGTATAACCAATTCTCCTGTATAGAGCCCATCATGGTCCTGCCAGCGTCGTTCATGATTTCTGGTATGTAATCCTCATTCCATCCGAGATCAGTGATGCTTCGGTCATAGTTCCTCGTGTCAAGAATGATGGGATCGAACAGGTTGCCGAGATTGAAACTCCTCCAGATCCTCAGATTGTTGTCCATGTCTACTTGACGAATTGGCATCCACTCGAAGTACGCACGAACCGCGTTCATCTTGCGCTGGTCGACACTGACTCTTCCGTTCTCCTCGAAGGACTCTTCGGTGTTGTTCAAGCCAGAGCTGCCATCTCTGTAACCATTGTTGCTAACCTCATGATCGTCCCAGGTCGGAATCCAGGGATACTTGAATGCAAGAGCAGTAGGTCCAGATCAGTGCGGTAGGTCGCGAGACGCGCTCGGTAGTTGTATAGTATGAAGATCTCTCGTTCGGGGCGGACTGCTCGGCCGTAGGTTGGTGAAGAGGTCGCGTATTCATAGATGTAGTCACCGAGATGAACGACGTATTCGACGTTGTCCTTCCTAGTCGAATTACCATAGCCATTGAAATATCCAGTCGGGAAGTTGCTGCATGAGAAGACAGCCACTCCGATGTTGTCCACATCTTGATCTTTCGCAGGAGCAGTCTTGGTGCGACCCACCGGGCTCTTGTTGTTGCTGTCGCATACAGTGAATTGATACCAGTACCAAGTGTATGGCTTCAATCCCTTAGCTTCAATCTTGATCGTGTAATCGATATCGGAGCTCGTGTAGGCTTTGCCATGTGCTGCAGAGTGTTTCAAGTCCTCGTCTGGAGACAGAGTCCACTCCACACAAATCGAACTCTTGCTCGCCTCGACGTACTGGGCGGTCTCGTGGTTATACAGTGCTGCAGTGCCCGACACGGTTACATTGCTGTGATCGTTGTCCATCGTTGGACTGGCTCGTGTCTGGGCGTGTTAGGCTGTGCTGAAGACGTGCTCGCTATCGCCCTCACCCAGAGAATGACGCTCTCGGCGTACGGATCACCAGATGCGACTCCATGAGTGAAGTTCACTGCAGCTGGATCTTGGTGAGAGGCTCCACCGTGCCTCTTCATGACCTTTGGTATACTGATGGCCAGGTTGTGGACGTGCGAAGGTGATCGATAGTTGATATTAGCATGGTACTCGGCCTGAGCAGCTGCGAGCAGCGCAACGAAAGCTGCTGTCACCTGCATCTTGAAGAATGGCTGTAAGGGTGAAGGATGCTGGACTACATCGACCTACCTCATGTCATGCTCGCAAATATATGCTTCACTGCTCACCGTCTGCGATCGACCTGGTGGCACACACGCTGCCATGGGCCAGATTAGGATGGCGGAGTCTCCTTGCTTGAGACGAATGAGGAGCTTGTTCCTGAGCACATGTCTTGCACGCCGTCCACGGACAGACGTTGCCAGCTCGCGTGTTGCCCATCGCCCATGCACGCCATGCACGCCATGCAGCTCGAGCTTGTAGGGTCAAGCGTAGGCTCGGCATGCTCTTGGCTGCAGAGGCATTGTCGAATCGATGCGCCGACAATGGTCACGCCGCCAAGGGGGATGGCCTGCAGTTATGCCCATCAGGAAGGTGGCATTGAGTCTTCGCTGCACACTGGGGGGGTGGGGGGGGGGCTGCTGTGCGATACGGATGCGATGAGCGGCATTGTTGTCGTCGGGAGCTGAATGATGGAAACGCGAGAAACGGCAGCAAGACTCTGAGCCCCGGCAGAGCTGCTGAGTCATCATGGGGACGAGACTTCGTTCTCCGTATCTGTTGCTATCCCCACCAGGGCCCAAATCGAAGGGCAATGGGCATACCTCGCCGAACGATTCACACGTACGTGGACCCATGAACAGCTCCCTTGAGCAGGCACCACCCGAGGGCCATGCAGGACGCCATCACGTTTGTTCATGGCTCCGAGATCAAGCGCGCGAGTTCAGTGCTTCCTCGTCATCTTCCAGGCCTACACCCTCTGGCTGATGTGCTGTTCGATCGGGTAGTGCCAGAATCGCTCGGGGGAGTCCATGCTTGAGCCTGAACATCGAAAGCCAACACCACCATGATAGCCAAGATACGAGATGCTCCTACATCTACCTTAGCTGGTCGCACAATCCACATCGTCGGTGTCCACGCAGAAGGCGAAGTCTGCGATGTTATCGTCGGAGGCGTGACAGATCCAACACATTGCAAAACAATGTATGAGAAACTCGCCCACTTGAGTGTGGCCGGTATCGGTGGCGAACCGAGCAGAAGCAATTCCGACAGGGTGGCCAAGTGTTGATATCAGTCGAATGCAGCAGTCAGACACGACGATAGGTGTAGATTGCACTGGATGAGTGCTTGCGAATGGTACTGTACTCGCATCGAAAGATTCCAGAAGTGAAAGTCAGGCGCCAACAATCCCAAAGGACTGGCATCCGCGATATCCTGCCTCATTGTGTGCTCGGCACTGTGGCGTTCTTTCCACGACTTCATCTGTACATGTCGGGTGAAAAGAAGATGCAATACCACGCGACACGCTCGCGAGCCTATCATAGCATCATCGCACACTGAACACTCAATCCTATGCACGGACGGGGCATGGAACAGACAGCAGATGATGTTGGCATACAGCTCCCGGGCCGAGCATCTGGCGTCGGGCGCCTGCATTCTGCTCCCAAGACTGGACTGCCGTGCACGCAAAGTGGACCCACCCTGCACGGCTAGTGGCCCGATATCATACTCTTGCCTCCTTGTGG
It encodes:
- a CDS encoding Alkaline phosphatase D, which encodes MQVTAAFVALLAAAQAEYHANINYRSPSHVHNLAISIPKVMKRHGGASHQDPAAVNFTHGVASGDPYAESVILWTRASPTMDNDHSNVTVSGTAALYNHETAQYVEASKSSICVEWTLSPDEDLKHSAAHGKAYTSSDIDYTIKIEAKGLKPYTWYWYQFTVCDSNNKSPVGRTKTAPAKDQDVDNIGVAVFSCSNFPTGYFNGYGNSTRKDNVEYVVHLGDYIYEYATSSPTYGRAVRPEREIFILYNYRARLATYRTDLDLLLLHSSIPGFRPGTIMRDGSSGLNNTEESFEENGRVSVDQRKMNAVRAYFEWMPIRQVDMDNNLRIWRSFNLGNLFDPIILDTRNYDRSITDLGWNEDYIPEIMNDAGRTMMGSIQENWLYNTLKRSKATWRIIGSQVVFSTINATRWFGTDYNTDAWDGYMANKNRTLKTLYDNNIGNNIVLAGDTHENWVADLTWLEEKDYDQQSGAGAVGVEFAGTAVSSTSSCGDEFTINSCNNQSRNLVADNPELQWQEGYYRGYYEMQISKKEVRASYFGTPSLVTRNGYEVPLANFTIAAGDNRLTRPVGGESGVRNGALQRKETTVSNLTLDTNTGRWFEHNENVLNIPRQSS